A window of Spirochaetota bacterium contains these coding sequences:
- a CDS encoding fumarate hydratase, translating to MTGKTLTDAVIELIRVNTSTLPDDITSALHRAATDEAPGSSARAALEDIVSNIDSAKARSLALCQDTGYPTFFVRCPPAEWTSLAVPDAIRNAVRAASERSYLRPNTISTVDGRSYPDNVFANMPTIHVEPDDIFSIAMLQKGGGSENVSAQISLPDMTLGAGRDSEGVFRAVMRIIVNAEGNGCAPGILGVAIGGDRESAWHAAKMQLFRPLDDENPNTALSELEKRILTSANDLGIGPMGLGGKTTLLGVKLCSLARVPACYFVTVSYGCYALRRRTMTITDGGCSIA from the coding sequence ATGACCGGAAAAACGCTTACCGATGCCGTCATAGAACTGATCCGCGTGAATACGAGCACGCTTCCGGACGATATTACATCCGCATTGCACCGAGCGGCGACCGATGAAGCCCCCGGGAGTTCTGCGCGCGCTGCGCTTGAGGATATCGTCAGCAACATCGATTCAGCGAAAGCCCGATCACTTGCGCTCTGTCAGGATACGGGGTATCCGACGTTCTTTGTTCGATGCCCCCCCGCAGAGTGGACATCGCTTGCCGTACCCGATGCCATACGCAATGCCGTGAGAGCGGCATCCGAGCGCTCATATCTCAGGCCGAACACCATCAGTACCGTCGACGGAAGATCGTATCCCGATAATGTGTTCGCGAACATGCCGACGATACATGTTGAGCCGGACGATATTTTTTCCATCGCGATGCTGCAGAAAGGCGGCGGGAGCGAGAATGTGAGCGCGCAGATATCGCTCCCGGATATGACCCTCGGTGCCGGGCGCGACAGCGAGGGCGTGTTCCGTGCGGTCATGCGTATTATCGTCAATGCAGAGGGCAATGGATGCGCCCCGGGTATACTCGGCGTTGCGATAGGCGGCGACCGCGAAAGTGCGTGGCATGCGGCAAAAATGCAGCTGTTCCGTCCGCTTGACGATGAGAATCCGAACACAGCACTTTCAGAGCTCGAGAAGCGTATACTCACGAGCGCGAACGACCTCGGCATAGGACCCATGGGGCTCGGCGGGAAGACGACGCTCCTCGGCGTGAAGCTCTGTTCGCTTGCACGTGTGCCGGCGTGCTATTTTGTAACGGTA